Proteins encoded by one window of Halorussus salinus:
- a CDS encoding VOC family protein, with amino-acid sequence MTTTELTAHHTGVTVTDLDRAVAFYRDVLGLDVLDRFSVSGEEFAEGVGVPGATGEFAHLDAGSARVELVAYDPEGEESHAETVNQPGAKHLGLAVEDLDSFYAELPPEVETLSEPRTTASGTKILFVRDPEGNLVEILEA; translated from the coding sequence GTGACGACGACAGAGCTAACTGCACACCACACTGGCGTGACGGTGACGGACCTCGACCGCGCGGTCGCGTTCTACCGCGACGTGCTGGGTCTCGACGTGCTGGACAGGTTCTCCGTGTCGGGCGAGGAGTTCGCCGAGGGCGTCGGCGTACCGGGTGCGACCGGCGAGTTCGCACACCTCGACGCGGGGTCGGCCCGCGTCGAACTCGTGGCCTACGACCCCGAGGGCGAGGAGTCCCACGCAGAGACAGTCAACCAGCCCGGAGCGAAGCACCTCGGACTCGCGGTCGAGGACCTCGATAGCTTCTACGCAGAACTCCCGCCCGAGGTCGAGACGCTGAGCGAACCGCGGACGACCGCCAGCGGGACGAAAATCCTGTTCGTCCGCGACCCGGAGGGCAACCTCGTGGAGATTCTGGAAGCGTAG
- a CDS encoding tubulin/FtsZ family protein, which yields MKLAMIGFGQAGGKIVDKFVEYDRGTGANVVRSAIAVNTAKADLAGLEHVPERNRVLIGQARVKGHGVGADNELGAEIAEEDIDEIQGALDDVAVHEIDAFLVVAGMGGGTGSGGAPVLASHLKRIYTEPVYGLGVLPAEDEGGIYTLNAARSFKTFVDEVDNLLVFDNDAWRETGESVRGGYDRINDEIVRRFGILFSAGEVREGEAVGESVVDSSEIINTLSCGGISTVGYATEEVETAGGGGLLGRFSEDDLDATETTNRITSLVRKAALGRLTLPCEVRSTDRSLVVVSGPQDHLNRKGIERGRQWLENETASMEVRGGDYPLDDTDHVAAVTLLSGVTDVPRVEELQDVAVEAQDNIADIEDESDENLESLIRDDGDELEALF from the coding sequence ATGAAGCTCGCAATGATAGGCTTCGGGCAGGCCGGAGGGAAGATAGTGGACAAGTTCGTCGAGTACGACCGGGGGACGGGCGCTAACGTCGTCCGGTCGGCTATCGCGGTCAACACCGCGAAAGCGGACCTCGCGGGACTCGAACACGTCCCCGAGCGAAACCGCGTCCTCATCGGACAGGCCCGCGTGAAGGGCCACGGCGTCGGCGCGGACAACGAACTGGGCGCGGAGATAGCCGAGGAGGACATCGACGAGATTCAGGGCGCGCTGGACGACGTGGCGGTCCACGAGATAGACGCGTTCCTCGTGGTCGCTGGCATGGGCGGGGGCACCGGGTCGGGCGGCGCGCCCGTCCTCGCCAGTCACCTCAAGCGCATCTACACCGAACCCGTCTACGGACTGGGCGTCCTGCCCGCCGAGGACGAGGGCGGCATCTACACGCTGAACGCCGCGCGGTCGTTCAAGACCTTCGTGGACGAGGTGGACAACCTGTTGGTCTTCGACAACGACGCGTGGCGAGAGACCGGCGAGTCGGTTCGGGGCGGCTACGACCGCATCAACGACGAGATAGTCCGACGCTTCGGCATCCTCTTCTCGGCGGGCGAGGTCCGGGAAGGCGAGGCCGTCGGCGAGAGCGTCGTGGACTCCAGCGAGATAATCAACACCCTGTCGTGCGGCGGTATCTCGACGGTCGGCTACGCCACCGAGGAGGTCGAGACGGCGGGCGGCGGCGGACTCCTCGGCCGGTTCTCGGAGGACGACCTCGACGCGACGGAGACGACCAACCGCATCACGAGTCTCGTCCGGAAGGCCGCGCTCGGGCGGCTCACGCTCCCCTGCGAGGTCCGAAGCACCGACCGCTCGCTCGTGGTCGTCAGCGGTCCGCAGGACCACCTCAACCGGAAGGGCATCGAGCGCGGCCGCCAGTGGCTCGAAAACGAGACCGCCAGCATGGAGGTCCGTGGCGGCGACTACCCGCTGGACGACACCGACCACGTCGCGGCGGTGACGCTCCTCTCGGGCGTCACGGACGTGCCGCGCGTCGAGGAGCTACAGGATGTCGCCGTCGAGGCCCAAGACAACATCGCGGACATCGAGGACGAGAGCGACGAGAATCTGGAGAGCCTGATTCGAGACGACGGCGACGAACTGGAAGCGCTGTTCTGA
- a CDS encoding VOC family protein produces the protein MDLTLDHVPFAYHDLDEITAEFDRLGLSPDYGGVHDNGVTHMAVLGFDDRSYVELIAERGDGDHDFWPEYIRADAGPADWCVRVPDIVAECKRYLDAGYAVRGPLYGSRERDDGRLVEWDRAEFGGDDGLLPFAIEDRTPLSARVAPSESVAGGPLTGLGQVVLGVADLDAAVRRFREHHRFPEPVEETVPRFGTVASFPGRPVALAAPEGEGWLADRIAAFGDGPCACLLATDDLDAARDAYPLREPESWPDGEVATFDSDLLGSRLGVVEREET, from the coding sequence ATGGACCTCACGCTCGACCACGTTCCGTTCGCGTACCACGACTTGGACGAGATTACCGCGGAGTTCGACCGCCTCGGCCTGTCGCCCGACTACGGCGGCGTCCACGACAACGGCGTCACCCACATGGCCGTGCTGGGGTTCGACGACCGGTCGTACGTCGAACTCATCGCCGAGCGAGGAGACGGCGACCACGACTTCTGGCCCGAGTACATCCGCGCCGACGCCGGGCCCGCCGACTGGTGCGTCCGGGTCCCCGACATCGTCGCGGAGTGCAAACGCTATCTGGACGCGGGCTACGCCGTCCGGGGACCGCTGTACGGTTCCCGCGAGCGCGACGACGGGCGGCTCGTGGAGTGGGACCGCGCCGAGTTCGGGGGCGACGACGGCCTCCTCCCGTTCGCCATCGAGGACCGGACGCCGCTCTCGGCTCGCGTCGCGCCGAGCGAGAGCGTCGCGGGCGGACCGCTGACTGGGTTGGGGCAAGTGGTGCTGGGCGTCGCGGACCTCGACGCCGCCGTCCGGCGATTCCGCGAGCATCACCGGTTTCCCGAACCGGTCGAGGAGACCGTTCCCCGGTTCGGCACGGTGGCGTCGTTCCCCGGTCGGCCGGTGGCGCTCGCCGCGCCCGAGGGCGAGGGGTGGCTCGCCGACAGAATCGCCGCGTTCGGCGACGGTCCCTGCGCGTGCCTGCTGGCGACCGACGATTTGGACGCGGCGCGCGACGCCTACCCCCTGCGAGAACCCGAATCGTGGCCCGACGGAGAAGTAGCCACCTTCGACAGCGACCTGTTGGGTTCCCGACTCGGCGTGGTCGAGCGAGAGGAAACGTAG
- a CDS encoding FkbM family methyltransferase, which translates to MTSRQLLSNLPDSLITIGRKIEEANYEYEIWPLGKEIDGVRYKSYNLEPPGSEPMLETILAEASAGDVVLDIGANVGDYSLPLAEKGCRVYAFEPNPQTFEKFRKNVAASASPDRIEPMNLGLSSASDESTFYMSSQSGRSSFNRYNAKYGDEEIIGTTTVSVETLDGLVADGEIEPPDYLKIDVEGLGLEVLRGAEQVIQNYEPNIYFERHEISDGETRDGKLRSFFEQLDYEVTERGYPWFCRPK; encoded by the coding sequence ATGACCAGTAGACAGCTATTGTCCAATCTCCCAGACAGTCTGATAACGATAGGGAGGAAAATCGAAGAGGCAAACTACGAGTATGAGATTTGGCCACTCGGAAAGGAAATCGACGGGGTCCGATACAAGAGTTACAATCTCGAACCGCCGGGGTCCGAACCGATGCTCGAAACGATACTCGCGGAGGCTTCTGCGGGCGACGTAGTCCTTGACATCGGTGCAAACGTAGGCGATTACTCTCTACCGCTAGCCGAAAAGGGGTGTCGCGTTTACGCGTTCGAACCGAATCCCCAGACGTTCGAGAAATTCCGGAAAAACGTCGCGGCCTCTGCAAGCCCAGACCGAATCGAACCGATGAATCTCGGCCTGTCCAGCGCCTCCGACGAGTCGACTTTCTACATGTCGTCTCAGTCGGGACGAAGCTCGTTCAATAGGTATAACGCCAAGTACGGCGACGAGGAGATAATCGGGACCACTACCGTCTCGGTCGAGACGCTCGACGGTCTCGTTGCCGACGGTGAAATCGAACCACCGGACTATCTGAAAATCGACGTAGAAGGTCTAGGTCTCGAAGTCCTACGAGGTGCCGAACAGGTCATTCAGAACTACGAACCGAATATCTACTTCGAACGTCACGAAATCTCCGACGGCGAGACACGTGACGGAAAACTTCGTTCGTTCTTCGAGCAACTCGACTACGAAGTGACTGAGCGCGGTTATCCGTGGTTTTGTCGCCCCAAGTGA
- a CDS encoding sugar transferase, producing the protein MVSGHQYRVVSVVGTLLGTVAAVVVTNHPAAQWLTTVVPVFRRLPANVLTGDKLTLAAVTSALIVLGCLLPLFKPRPRRILDTILLTQKRVVVAGFAMATVGYFDWSYPLPRSTLALTVVVMLVAFPVWFVAIGYRPGREERAVVVGDDPEEIRDVLDATDVPVVGYVSPPSPYYEGERGVATPAVADGSGEGALDDLDCLGGLSRLDEVLVEYDVDTAVLAFAHPDRAEFFGALDACYERGVDAKVHRDHADDVLTATTATGNETIVDIELEPWDWQDYVFKRVFDVAFAAVGLLAFAPLIAVIAVAIKLDSPGPVFYSQERTAELGETFEVYKFRSMVTDAEAETGATISDEDAGGVDPRVTRVGRFLRQTHLDEVPQLWSILVGDMSVVGPRPERPELDADIRSGVVEWRKRWFIKPGLTGLAQINGATGHKPEKKLRYDVEYVRKQSFWFDLKIVIRQVWGVLEDVKRSLRKRE; encoded by the coding sequence ATGGTGTCGGGACATCAGTATCGAGTCGTGAGCGTCGTCGGGACCCTGCTGGGGACAGTGGCGGCCGTGGTCGTCACCAACCACCCCGCGGCGCAGTGGCTGACGACGGTCGTTCCGGTGTTCCGGCGACTCCCGGCGAACGTATTGACGGGCGACAAGTTGACGCTCGCGGCGGTGACGAGCGCGCTCATCGTCCTCGGGTGTCTCCTCCCGCTGTTCAAACCTCGTCCTCGGCGCATCCTCGACACGATTCTGCTGACCCAGAAGCGCGTGGTCGTCGCCGGGTTCGCCATGGCGACGGTCGGCTACTTCGACTGGAGCTATCCGCTTCCGCGCTCGACGCTCGCGCTGACGGTCGTCGTCATGCTGGTCGCGTTCCCGGTGTGGTTCGTCGCCATCGGTTACCGGCCCGGCCGCGAGGAGCGAGCGGTCGTCGTCGGCGACGACCCCGAGGAGATTCGGGACGTTCTCGACGCGACCGACGTACCGGTGGTCGGCTACGTCTCGCCGCCGAGCCCCTACTACGAAGGCGAGCGCGGCGTCGCCACCCCGGCCGTCGCCGACGGGAGCGGCGAGGGGGCACTCGACGACCTCGACTGTCTGGGCGGTCTCTCGCGGCTGGACGAGGTGCTGGTCGAGTACGACGTGGACACCGCAGTACTGGCGTTCGCCCATCCCGACCGCGCGGAGTTCTTCGGTGCGCTCGACGCCTGCTACGAACGCGGCGTGGACGCGAAGGTCCACCGCGACCATGCCGACGACGTGCTGACCGCCACGACGGCGACGGGCAACGAGACGATAGTGGACATCGAACTCGAACCGTGGGACTGGCAGGACTACGTGTTCAAGCGGGTCTTCGACGTGGCGTTCGCGGCGGTAGGCTTGCTGGCGTTCGCTCCTCTTATCGCGGTCATCGCTGTGGCTATCAAGCTCGACAGCCCCGGCCCGGTGTTCTACAGTCAAGAGCGCACCGCGGAACTAGGCGAGACCTTCGAGGTGTACAAGTTTCGGAGCATGGTGACCGACGCCGAGGCCGAGACCGGCGCGACCATCAGCGACGAGGACGCTGGCGGCGTGGACCCGCGAGTCACGCGCGTCGGGCGATTCCTCCGCCAGACGCATCTGGACGAAGTTCCGCAACTCTGGTCGATTCTGGTCGGCGACATGAGCGTCGTGGGACCGCGACCCGAACGCCCCGAGTTGGACGCCGACATCCGGTCGGGCGTCGTCGAGTGGCGCAAGCGATGGTTCATCAAGCCAGGGCTGACTGGGTTGGCGCAGATTAACGGCGCGACGGGCCACAAACCCGAGAAGAAGTTGCGCTACGACGTAGAGTACGTCCGCAAGCAGTCGTTCTGGTTCGACCTGAAGATTGTTATTCGGCAGGTGTGGGGCGTGCTGGAAGACGTGAAACGGTCACTGCGCAAGCGGGAATAG
- a CDS encoding SDR family NAD(P)-dependent oxidoreductase, which yields MRILVTGGAGFIGGHLAEEFARDGHDVVALDNFEPFYDTGIKEHNVEAAREAAAESDGSYELVEGDVRDEEAVSKQVADADYVFHQAAQAGVRTSVEEPQKVNDINVSGTLNVLEAARDSDTERVVVASSSSVYGKPEYLPYDEEHPNTPVSPYGASKVAQEQYARVYNEVYGLPTVSLRYFTVYGPRMRPNMAISNFVSRCMNGEPPVIYGDGTQTRDFTFVGDVVEANRTLLETDAADGEAMNIGSTDNIEIRVLAEEIRDQLAPDLELEFGERNDADAEHTHADISKASDLLGYEPTTTIREGVEEFTEWYRANREWYEPLVRNS from the coding sequence ATGCGAATACTCGTTACCGGAGGAGCGGGCTTCATCGGCGGCCACCTCGCCGAGGAGTTCGCCCGCGACGGCCACGACGTGGTCGCGCTCGACAACTTCGAACCGTTCTACGACACGGGAATCAAGGAACACAACGTCGAGGCCGCGCGCGAGGCGGCCGCGGAGAGCGATGGCTCCTACGAACTGGTCGAGGGCGACGTGCGCGACGAGGAGGCCGTCTCCAAACAGGTCGCCGACGCGGACTACGTCTTCCATCAGGCCGCCCAAGCCGGAGTCCGAACGAGCGTCGAGGAGCCCCAGAAGGTCAACGACATCAACGTCTCGGGGACGCTCAACGTCCTCGAAGCGGCGCGGGACTCCGACACCGAGCGCGTCGTCGTCGCCTCCTCGTCGTCGGTGTACGGCAAGCCCGAGTACCTCCCCTACGACGAGGAGCATCCGAACACGCCCGTCAGCCCCTACGGTGCCTCCAAAGTCGCCCAAGAGCAGTACGCCAGAGTCTACAACGAAGTGTACGGCCTGCCGACGGTCTCCCTGCGGTACTTCACGGTGTACGGCCCGCGGATGCGGCCGAACATGGCCATCAGCAACTTCGTCTCGCGCTGTATGAACGGCGAGCCGCCAGTCATCTACGGCGACGGCACCCAGACGCGGGACTTCACCTTCGTCGGCGACGTGGTCGAGGCGAATCGCACCCTGCTGGAGACCGACGCCGCGGACGGCGAGGCGATGAACATCGGGAGTACCGACAACATCGAGATTCGGGTGTTGGCCGAGGAGATACGCGACCAACTCGCGCCCGACCTCGAACTGGAGTTCGGCGAGCGCAACGACGCCGACGCCGAACACACTCACGCCGACATCTCGAAGGCGAGCGACCTCCTCGGCTACGAGCCGACTACGACCATCCGGGAGGGCGTCGAGGAGTTCACCGAGTGGTACCGGGCGAATCGGGAGTGGTACGAACCGCTCGTTCGGAACTCCTGA
- a CDS encoding HVO_A0556 family zinc finger protein, whose translation MQQVTSQDTSDAVLAALVGDDCSWCATGALAREEFKGDAAVVCEECGTPAARVW comes from the coding sequence ATGCAACAGGTAACTTCGCAAGACACGTCGGACGCGGTCCTCGCCGCGCTCGTCGGCGACGACTGTAGTTGGTGTGCGACGGGCGCGCTGGCCCGCGAGGAGTTCAAGGGCGACGCCGCGGTCGTCTGCGAGGAGTGCGGTACGCCCGCAGCCCGCGTCTGGTAG
- a CDS encoding nucleotidyltransferase family protein, producing the protein MLGVVPAAGEGTRLRPLTDEKPKGLVEVAGRPLLGHVFETLADSGVDEIVVVVGYEGDAIRDRFGDSAAGVALSYVEQDERLGLGHAVLQAESYVDGPVVVLNGDNVVAGDLRPHIARQRADDVDAVLAVEEVDLAAARETGVVRVDSGSDDPGERHRVTEIEEKPADPSSTLATTGAYVLPAEIFDALSLVRPSDRGEYELADALGVLLRAGAHVEAMALDAERVNVNTPADRDAAAALLGERD; encoded by the coding sequence ATGCTCGGAGTCGTTCCGGCCGCGGGTGAGGGGACCCGCCTCCGGCCGCTGACCGACGAGAAGCCGAAGGGACTGGTCGAGGTCGCCGGACGGCCGCTCCTCGGGCACGTGTTCGAGACGCTGGCGGACAGCGGCGTGGACGAAATCGTCGTCGTAGTGGGCTACGAGGGCGACGCGATTCGGGACCGCTTCGGCGACAGCGCCGCCGGAGTCGCGCTCTCGTACGTCGAACAGGACGAGCGGTTGGGTCTCGGCCACGCCGTCTTACAGGCCGAGTCGTACGTCGATGGTCCCGTCGTCGTCCTGAACGGTGACAACGTGGTCGCGGGCGACTTGCGCCCGCATATCGCCCGCCAGCGGGCCGACGACGTAGATGCGGTACTCGCCGTCGAAGAAGTGGACCTCGCCGCGGCGCGCGAGACCGGCGTGGTCCGCGTCGATTCGGGTTCCGACGACCCCGGCGAGCGCCACCGCGTCACCGAAATCGAGGAGAAACCGGCCGACCCGTCCTCGACGCTGGCGACGACCGGCGCGTACGTCCTGCCCGCCGAGATTTTCGACGCCCTCTCGCTCGTCCGGCCGTCCGACCGCGGCGAGTACGAACTCGCCGACGCGCTCGGCGTCCTGCTTCGAGCGGGGGCGCACGTCGAAGCAATGGCGCTGGACGCCGAGCGCGTGAACGTCAACACGCCCGCCGACCGCGACGCCGCGGCGGCACTCCTCGGCGAGCGCGACTGA
- a CDS encoding STT3 domain-containing protein, which produces MSTVREATDALLEEKPGLESDLREVLAVDERADGWTFDDVPVDSGTFGELVSRDIVAENGDGYEVADPDAVRAGLDGDSETADDAGKSGGPSLSSLSLGSLPSLSRLEAGALTGALAFLVLMRTYIFPSVFRGEYVVLPSNDPYYYRYWVEQLSAEATGVFDFSVLSGLPDAVAKGEPLMVGTLWWFTNLLGGADAAGWVLAWYPVVSALVVGLLVYALAVRVTDDRRVALASVVFLAVIPAFAYRTGLGFADHHAFDYPWLALTALALVWLSGVEREELSSPKPWLAAAALGVAVAGQVMAWEAGSLLVGAIGVFAAVRAAADVRADRSPLVASAPLLGGLAVAALLSHFAHTGFGWHTDVVAYSPALLLVGVLGVSLAGEAVRRAGMPAFVLGGAEVAGGLSALALLQFVLPTYASRLYSQLDVLLFNSGPAETQSLFSGGPQGFLLGPILELGFAWLLAVPMLALVGWRAYRRENVLWLVVCTYAGYFLVLATFQRRFVGEFAPFAAVLAGYGFVAFAAKLDVISALDFGDDDPRGEEDSQPSLALPDRGTAATLAVLLVFVVSAGGVQTAVRHQQVKIVDNKFEAATWMDGYATEQDWEYPENYVLSKWGRNRMYNYFVNGHSSAYGFARDHYEAFLSSSDPEAQYLQLRERVGFVVTKNVDLNGQVAPRTNYARLHKRFGSAGPNGASGAGHYRALYASDDGSVKVFSLVPGANLTGTVKSNETVTVSKQIQVEGASFTYRRNVRAGPDGKLAVTVPYAGSYSVGNSTVEVPESAVENGGNITVGA; this is translated from the coding sequence ATGAGTACTGTACGCGAGGCGACCGACGCCCTCCTCGAGGAGAAACCCGGCCTCGAATCGGACCTCCGCGAGGTCCTCGCGGTGGACGAGCGCGCCGACGGCTGGACCTTCGACGACGTGCCCGTGGACTCGGGCACCTTCGGCGAACTCGTCTCCCGCGACATCGTCGCCGAGAACGGCGACGGGTACGAAGTCGCCGACCCCGACGCCGTCCGCGCGGGTCTCGATGGAGATTCGGAAACCGCGGACGACGCGGGCAAGAGCGGTGGCCCGTCGCTCTCGTCGCTCTCGCTCGGATCGCTCCCCTCGCTTTCGCGGCTCGAAGCGGGCGCGCTCACTGGCGCGCTGGCGTTCCTTGTCCTGATGAGAACCTACATCTTCCCGAGCGTCTTCCGGGGCGAGTACGTCGTCCTGCCCTCGAACGACCCCTACTACTACCGCTACTGGGTCGAACAGCTCTCCGCGGAGGCGACCGGCGTCTTCGACTTCAGCGTCCTCTCGGGACTCCCCGATGCCGTGGCGAAGGGCGAACCGCTGATGGTCGGGACGCTCTGGTGGTTCACGAACCTCCTCGGCGGAGCCGACGCCGCTGGGTGGGTACTGGCGTGGTACCCCGTGGTCTCTGCGCTCGTCGTCGGACTCCTCGTCTACGCGCTGGCGGTCCGGGTCACCGACGACCGCCGGGTCGCGCTCGCCTCCGTCGTATTCCTCGCGGTAATTCCCGCGTTCGCCTACCGGACCGGCCTCGGGTTCGCCGACCACCACGCCTTCGACTACCCGTGGCTCGCGCTGACCGCGCTCGCGCTGGTCTGGCTCTCGGGCGTCGAGCGCGAGGAGCTTTCGTCTCCGAAGCCGTGGCTCGCCGCCGCCGCCCTCGGCGTCGCAGTCGCCGGGCAGGTGATGGCGTGGGAGGCCGGATCGCTCCTCGTCGGCGCTATCGGCGTCTTCGCCGCGGTCCGAGCGGCCGCCGACGTTCGCGCCGACCGGTCGCCGCTCGTCGCGAGCGCGCCGCTCCTCGGCGGACTGGCGGTTGCCGCCTTGCTTTCGCATTTCGCACACACCGGGTTCGGGTGGCACACCGACGTAGTGGCCTACTCTCCGGCGCTGTTGCTCGTCGGCGTGCTGGGCGTCTCGCTTGCGGGCGAGGCAGTGCGTCGGGCCGGGATGCCCGCGTTCGTCCTCGGAGGTGCCGAAGTCGCAGGTGGGTTGAGTGCGCTGGCCCTCCTCCAGTTCGTCCTGCCGACGTACGCGAGCCGCCTGTACAGTCAACTTGACGTTCTCCTTTTCAACTCCGGTCCCGCCGAGACGCAATCTCTCTTCTCGGGCGGCCCCCAAGGGTTCCTCCTCGGTCCGATTCTGGAACTCGGCTTCGCGTGGCTGCTCGCCGTCCCGATGCTGGCGCTAGTCGGGTGGCGGGCCTACCGGCGCGAGAACGTCCTGTGGCTAGTCGTCTGCACTTACGCCGGGTACTTCCTCGTGCTAGCGACGTTTCAGCGCCGGTTCGTCGGCGAGTTCGCCCCCTTCGCGGCCGTACTGGCGGGCTACGGCTTCGTCGCGTTCGCGGCGAAACTTGACGTAATCTCGGCGCTCGATTTCGGCGACGACGACCCGCGAGGAGAGGAGGACTCCCAGCCCTCGCTCGCCCTGCCTGACAGGGGGACCGCCGCGACCCTCGCGGTACTCCTCGTGTTCGTCGTTAGCGCGGGCGGGGTCCAAACCGCGGTCCGCCACCAACAGGTGAAAATCGTAGACAATAAGTTTGAGGCGGCGACTTGGATGGACGGCTACGCGACGGAGCAGGACTGGGAGTACCCCGAGAACTATGTCCTGAGCAAGTGGGGCCGCAACCGGATGTACAACTACTTCGTGAACGGTCATTCCAGTGCGTACGGCTTCGCCAGAGACCACTACGAGGCTTTTCTCTCGTCGTCGGATCCCGAAGCACAATATCTACAATTACGTGAGAGAGTCGGCTTCGTCGTGACGAAGAACGTTGATTTGAACGGGCAAGTTGCACCGAGGACCAACTACGCACGACTCCACAAGCGGTTCGGGAGTGCCGGACCGAACGGTGCGAGCGGCGCGGGTCACTACCGGGCGCTCTACGCGAGCGACGACGGATCGGTGAAGGTGTTCTCGCTAGTTCCGGGTGCGAATCTTACGGGAACCGTCAAGAGCAACGAGACCGTGACCGTCTCGAAGCAAATCCAAGTCGAGGGCGCGTCGTTCACGTACCGGCGGAACGTTCGAGCCGGTCCCGATGGAAAGCTCGCTGTAACGGTTCCCTACGCGGGGTCATACTCAGTCGGGAACTCGACAGTCGAGGTGCCCGAGAGCGCCGTCGAGAACGGCGGTAACATCACGGTCGGCGCGTAA
- a CDS encoding PIN domain-containing protein: protein MYADTDFWVALLKDDDWLTERAEKLYDEYGDDLEVSMTTFVELFLIEEQFPFDRERAAISILEMTDADIDEEAVFQASEYIDEGLNVFDAFHAALAGEEILSSDKAFDGVAIDRVQLEPETTTADGRVAADDE from the coding sequence ATGTACGCTGACACGGATTTCTGGGTCGCACTCCTGAAAGACGACGACTGGTTGACCGAGAGAGCCGAAAAGCTGTACGACGAGTACGGAGACGACCTCGAAGTGTCTATGACGACCTTCGTGGAACTGTTTCTCATAGAGGAACAGTTCCCGTTCGACCGAGAACGGGCCGCAATCAGTATCTTAGAGATGACCGACGCCGACATCGACGAGGAGGCCGTGTTTCAAGCGTCGGAGTACATCGACGAGGGGCTGAACGTCTTCGACGCCTTCCACGCGGCGCTGGCGGGGGAAGAAATCCTCTCTAGCGACAAGGCATTCGACGGTGTTGCCATCGACCGCGTGCAACTCGAACCCGAAACGACGACCGCCGACGGTCGCGTCGCGGCCGACGACGAGTAA